CACCGCGATGTTCGCCTCGTAATAAGTCAGCAGCGCATCGTGGAGTTCCTCGAAACGCGCGTCGTCCACCGCGCCGCCTGTCGCCACCAGTGCATTGGCGAGCATCTTGCGCGCGCCGCCGCCGACGAAGCCGCGCACTTCGGCGATCGGCACCGTGCGCCGCCCCTCCAGCGAAAGCGCGTGGTTCACCGCGTGACCAAGGTCGCCGAGGCTGTCGAGCAAGGTTCCGTCCAGGTCGAAACCGACGATTTGAAAAGGAAATGCAGTCATCTCGCCTGCAGTGGCGGCTTGGTGTGGAAACCGCAACAATTTGCTGGCAGGAGTACCCCATGACTTCTGCCAGTACGCCCCCCGTGGCGCCCGCCGCCGTTCCACTTGCAACCGTAGTCCTTGCTGCCGGCAAGGGCACCCGGATGAAGAGCGACCTTCACAAGGTGCTCCATCCGATCGCGGGCCGACCGATGCTCGAACACCTGCTGGCGAACGCGCAGGTGCTGGCGCCGCAGCGGCAGGTCGTCGTCGCCGGACACGGGCGCGAACAACTGGAAAAGGCGCTGGGCAGCCGCGCCGCGATCGCCGTGCAGGAACCGCAGTTGGGCACTGGCCATGCGGTGCAGCAGGCCGAGAGCGCATTGGCCGGCTTCGACGGCGACGTTCTGATTCTCTACGGCGACGTGCCTTTCGTAAGGGCAGACACCATGCGCGCGATGATCGAGCGGCTCCATGCCCCCGATGCGCCGGCCGTGGTTGTGCTGGGCTTCGAGCCAACCGACCCGCTGCAATATGGCCGCGTCCTGGCGCATGACGACGGGCGCATCGCCATGATGGTCGAGTACAAGGACGCCACCGAGGAACAGCGCGCCTGCACCTTGTGCAATTCAGGGCTGATGGCTGTGAAGTCTGCGGACCTGTTCGGCCTGCTCGCCAAAGTCGGCAACGAAAACGCCAACGGCGAATATTACCTCGTCGACATCGTCAATATCGCCACGCTGGAAGGGCGCGCCTGCGCCGTCATCGTCACTGACGATGCGGACGAAGTGGGCGGCATCAACAGCCGCGCCGAACTCGCCGAGGCAGAAGGCCGCTGGCAGAAGAAGCGCCGCGTCCAGGCCATGGCCGATGGCGCGACCCTGATCGCTCCCGAAACGGTGTTCTTCGCCTGGGACACCAGGCTGGGCCGCGATGTCACCATCGAGCCCAACGTCGTCTTCGCCCCCGGCGTCACCGTGGCCGACAACGTGGTGATCCACGCCTTCTCGCACCTTGAGGGCGCCACCCTGGAAAGCGGCGTCGCCATCGGACCGTATGCGCGGCTACGCCCCGGCGCGGTGCTGAAGGCCAATTCCAAGGTCGGCAACTTCGTCGAAATGAAGAACGCGGTGCTGGGCGAAGGCGCCAAGGCCAACCACCTGACCTACCTTGGCGATGCCGAAGTGGGTGCTGGCGCGAACATCGGCGCGGGCACCATAACCTGCAATTACGACGGCTATTTCAAGCACAGGACCGTGATCGGCGAGCGCGCGTTCATCGGCTCCAACAGCGCCCTGATCGCGCCAGTCAAGATCGGCGCCGACGCCATCGTCGCCGCCGGCAGCGCCGTGACGCGCGACGTGGCGGATGGGGAACTGCGGCTGGTGCGCGGCGAGCAACTGGTCAAGCCCGGCTGGGCCGACCGCTTCCACGACGCGATGAAGAAGAAAAAGGCCGAGAAGAACGACTGAAACCGCACGCCGCGCCGAGAACTTCTCCGGCGCGGCTTTCAGCTGCGATCAGGAACCGATGGCCTTCCTGCGGGCGATGTTACCCAGTTCAGCCTGGGCAATTTCGCTCTTGGGTTCGTATTGCAGCGACTGCGTATACAACTGCTGCGCCTCGTCGAACCTGCCCATCGCGGCCTTGTTGAAGCCCATGCCCCGCAGCGCCCGCGCCGCGACCGAAGCGTCGGGACCGGTAGTGGCCTTGTCGACGACTGCCCAGGCCTGCGCGAAACCATCGTAGCTTTGCTGCCAGTCACGGCGAGACTTGAAGAGTTCGGCATATTCGTTGGCGAAGTGGGCATTGCCCGGTGCCATCTGGCTGGCTTTGCGCAGTTCCGCCTCAGCCAAATCGCCCCGGCCCATGTCGATCAGAGCGAAGCCCTTGCCGAAGTGAGCGTCGCATACTGCCGGATCGACCGAAACCGAACTGTCTGCCGCCGTCCCGCCAACGCGGCATAGGCGGCCGCGGTTATCGCCGTGAAGCTGCTGGTCGGTGTGGGCGATGACCTGGTCGAACATCTTCACAGCCTGCGCCTGCTTGCCGCGCCGGATCAGATTGAACCCCTGCTCGACATGGGCACTGGCGTCGAACCCCGCATTGGCAGGCGCGGCGTGCTCGAACGCAGCGGCGACCAGCGCGACCGGAGCAATCGCCGCAACCGCGCGACCTTCCGCCTCGGCAGAACCGGCATGTGCCGTTCCCGCGAAAAACAGAGACATTGCGCCTGTGAATACCAACGCATTTCTTGCGTTCATCGGTGATTTCCCTCTCCCAAAACACCGATGCCGCGCCGGTCTTTGCCGGGCCCTGTAGTCGGACAAATCGTCAGACAGTGTTCGTTGAACTGATGAGAATATCCCAACAGTACGGTTTGACAAGTCGTCTTGC
The DNA window shown above is from Novosphingobium sp. P6W and carries:
- a CDS encoding diguanylate cyclase, with protein sequence MNARNALVFTGAMSLFFAGTAHAGSAEAEGRAVAAIAPVALVAAAFEHAAPANAGFDASAHVEQGFNLIRRGKQAQAVKMFDQVIAHTDQQLHGDNRGRLCRVGGTAADSSVSVDPAVCDAHFGKGFALIDMGRGDLAEAELRKASQMAPGNAHFANEYAELFKSRRDWQQSYDGFAQAWAVVDKATTGPDASVAARALRGMGFNKAAMGRFDEAQQLYTQSLQYEPKSEIAQAELGNIARRKAIGS
- the glmU gene encoding bifunctional UDP-N-acetylglucosamine diphosphorylase/glucosamine-1-phosphate N-acetyltransferase GlmU, yielding MTSASTPPVAPAAVPLATVVLAAGKGTRMKSDLHKVLHPIAGRPMLEHLLANAQVLAPQRQVVVAGHGREQLEKALGSRAAIAVQEPQLGTGHAVQQAESALAGFDGDVLILYGDVPFVRADTMRAMIERLHAPDAPAVVVLGFEPTDPLQYGRVLAHDDGRIAMMVEYKDATEEQRACTLCNSGLMAVKSADLFGLLAKVGNENANGEYYLVDIVNIATLEGRACAVIVTDDADEVGGINSRAELAEAEGRWQKKRRVQAMADGATLIAPETVFFAWDTRLGRDVTIEPNVVFAPGVTVADNVVIHAFSHLEGATLESGVAIGPYARLRPGAVLKANSKVGNFVEMKNAVLGEGAKANHLTYLGDAEVGAGANIGAGTITCNYDGYFKHRTVIGERAFIGSNSALIAPVKIGADAIVAAGSAVTRDVADGELRLVRGEQLVKPGWADRFHDAMKKKKAEKND